Proteins encoded together in one Impatiens glandulifera chromosome 1, dImpGla2.1, whole genome shotgun sequence window:
- the LOC124933661 gene encoding uncharacterized abhydrolase domain-containing protein DDB_G0269086-like encodes MSLTNAESPSQAMDRFAIVRPRARLQKLTGRIRKLKERYVEGTPEANLQLLVLEKLEIAKGEFAEEIDRLEAVFRQREKPHSPSLETDDDQNHGATPPLADPAINETDERIEAPFTEQPGVSEPGITEERVKSIIQEFADSTVHPLEEKIKKTVCLALRFADKKRDDLVKADDWISKIEADYRDDTIMRNEHFQQIKALEDKTSGIADDLDRLEREIDQGFTEVDEDLGWRVTDLENKNASLEDRNDKLEANLKVLTAQVDELIKAKLNADIAVEEANDRAAKEVQDALDEKTRREKEPPRLSEEEIAERERLTVAKYPGLEKSIVAQAAEDAERLNTERQRLDEFATAHKKKKAASSSSAPVKRKRKVSARKMLERITKTNVDTPPSPPQSEDEDEEHLAERSTRQRVSATASQPQAGGSSSRPDQPVKRKRTKDMMDGFNFSDSK; translated from the coding sequence ATGAGCCTCACAAACGCCGAATCTCCTAGCCAAGCCATGGACCGATTCGCAATCGTGAGaccgcgtgctcggctacaaaagctaaccgGACGTATCCGGAAGCTTAAGGAAAGGTACGTTGAGGGAACACCGGAGGCTAACTTACAGCTCTTGGTGTTAGAAAAACTTGAGATAGCGAAAGGAGAATTCGCAGAAGAAATTGATCGGCTTGAAGCGGTGTTCAGACAGCGAGAAAAACCGCACTCTCCATCTCTTGAGACCGATGACGATCAGAATCATGGCGCAACACCTCCTCTAGCGGATCCGGCCATAAATGAAACCGACGAAAGGATAGAAGCTCCTTTCACCGAGCAACCTGGAGTTTCCGAACCGGGCATTACAGAAGAAAGGGTTAAGTCCattattcaagagtttgcagacTCAACGGTTCACCCATTAGAggagaaaatcaagaaaaccGTGTGCCTGGCACTCCGGTTCGCCGACAAGAAGAGGGATGATCTCGTAAAGGCAGATGATTGGATCTCAAAAATCGAAGCCGACTACCGGGACGACACTATTATGCGCAACGAACATTTTCAACAAATCAAGGCCTTGGAAGATAAGACCTCCGGAATAGCAGATGACTTGGATCGGCTTGAAAGGGAAATCGATCAAGGATTCACAGAAGTAGATGAGGACCTAGGATGGAGGGTCACCGATCTGGAAAACAAGAATGCGAGccttgaagaccgcaacgacAAGCTCGAAGCCAACCTCAAGGTGCTCACCGCACAAGTAGATGAATTGATAAAGGCCAAGTTGAATGCGGATATagcggttgaggaggcaaacgaccgagcggctaaggaagtACAAGATGCGCTAGATGAAAAAACGCGGAGAGAAAAGGAGCCACCGCGACTATCTGAAGAGGAAATAGCCGAGCGCGAACGACTCACAGTGGCTAAGTATCCGGGACTGGAAAAGTCCATAGTCGCtcaagctgcggaggatgcaGAGCGGTTGAATACTGAAAGACAAAGACTTGATGAATTTGCAACCGCTCATAAGAAGAAAAAGGCAGCTTCCTCCTCTTCGGCTCCGGTGAAACGAAAGAGGAAAGTTTCGGCAAGAAAAATGTTGGAGAGGATCACCAAAACAAATGTCGATACTCCGCCAAGTCCACCGCAATCcgaggatgaagatgaagagcatCTGGCAGAGCGCtctacaagacagcgagtcTCCGCTACGGCCAGTCAACCGCAAGCTGGAGGTTCATCTTCAAGACCGGATCAACCAGTTAAGAGAAAACGGACCAAGGATATGATGGACGGCTTCAATTTCTCTGACTCAAAATAG